A window of Malania oleifera isolate guangnan ecotype guangnan chromosome 5, ASM2987363v1, whole genome shotgun sequence contains these coding sequences:
- the LOC131155376 gene encoding probable serine/threonine-protein kinase PBL26 — translation MSCFSCFSSQEKRASKKYNNEKTNKDAPNKDGNKNIAAQTFTFRELAAATKNFRQECLVGEGGFGRVYKGRLDKIGQIVAVKQLDRNGLQGNREFLVEVLMLSLLHHQNLVNLIGYCADGDQRLLVYEYMPLGSLEEHLLDLTPAQKPLDWFKRMKIALGAAKGLEYLHDKANPPVIYRDLKSSNILLDKEFNAKLSDFGLAKLGPVGDKVHVSSRVMGTYGYCAPEYQRTGQLTIKSDVYSFGVVLLELITGRRAIDTTRKNEEQNLVSWAVPIFKQTNRFPELADPNLEGDFPMRGLNQAVAVAAMCLQEEPLARPLMTDVVTALSFLSGPNAGSSSPSAPSPDQTNNKATAAYDEYQDEDSITERQRAVAEAIEWGSTSKHSHFRSRGGSASSL, via the exons ATGagttgtttttcttgtttttcatCCCAAGAGAAGAGAGCTTCCAAGAAATACAACA ATGAAAAAACCAACAAGGATGCTCCTAATAAAGATGGAAACAAAAATATAGCTGCACAAACCTTCACCTTTCGTGAGCTGGCTGCGGCAACAAAAAACTTTCGGCAGGAATGTCTAGTGGGTGAAGGTGGATTTGGAAGAGTTTATAAGGGGCGACTTGATAAAATCGGTCAG ATTGTAGCCGTGAAGCAACTTGACAGAAACGGGTTGCAGGGAAATAGAGAATTTCTTGTTGAGGTTCTGATGCTAAGCCTCCTTCACCATCAAAATCTGGTGAATCTTATTGGATATTGTGCTGATGGAGACCAGAGACTTTTAGTTTATGAGTATATGCCATTGGGATCACTAGAAGAGCATTTACTTG ATCTCACTCCCGCCCAAAAACCATTAGATTGGTTTAAAAGAATGAAAATAGCACTGGGTGCTGCCAAAGGTTTGGAATATCTACACGATAAGGCCAATCCTCCTGTGATATATCGGGATCTAAAATCCTCCAACATCCTGCTGGACAAGGAATTCAATGCAAAACTCTCTGATTTTGGGCTAGCCAAGCTTGGACCTGTTGGGGACAAGGTACATGTATCTTCGAGAGTAATGGGAACATATGGTTATTGTGCCCCAGAATATCAAAGAACTGGTCAACTGACCATTAAGTCGGACGTGTACAGTTTTGGGGTCGTTTTATTGGAGTTGATCACAGGTCGGAGAGCAATTGACACAACAAGAAAAAATGAGGAGCAAAATCTAGTTTCTTGG GCCGTGCCCATTTTCAAGCAGACAAATAGGTTCCCAGAACTGGCTGACCCAAATCTTGAGGGAGATTTTCCAATGAGAGGCTTGAACCAAGCAGTTGCGGTTGCAGCCATGTGTCTGCAGGAGGAACCACTGGCCCGTCCCTTGATGACCGATGTCGTCACAGCTCTCAGCTTCCTTTCTGGACCAAATGCAGGTAGCAGTTCACCCTCTGCTCCCTCTCCTGATCAAACCAATAACAAAGCAACGGCAGCATACGACGAGTATCAGGATGAAGATAGTATAACAGAACGCCAACGAGCTGTAGCAGAAGCCATTGAATGGGGATCAACTTCAAAGCACAGCCACTTCCGATCAAGGGGTGGAAGTGCTTCTTCATTGTAA